In Hermetia illucens chromosome 1, iHerIll2.2.curated.20191125, whole genome shotgun sequence, one genomic interval encodes:
- the LOC119656574 gene encoding peptidyl-prolyl cis-trans isomerase G-like, producing the protein MALRENEKSRHRSARRIASAMKDDGAQKQARARDLEARCKARKDAILREHERRLDRSSRRIARGKKDADVRSQERARDLEAKRKLRKNAVLRETEKSRDRSARRVARSRKDTDTRSQERSRDLQSRRKVRKDTIFREHEKSFDRSARRIARDDVGVRSLERARDLNARQRVTQDPQQRQIEKVRDTRTRRKARKNIENRGLEREGDSEARRKMRNNPKFREVERLRDRDARQKMRKLLGYRIWEQVRNSHARCKLRSCKIYRQREQCGDNIAQKLVRMVRLYRTEEQMRNTEARRKARRNILFRSKERYEDKKLRKAGRRNERYRKLERKRDATARRTARSDRQNLQSEKE; encoded by the coding sequence ATGGCATTAAGGGAAAATGAAAAGAGTCGTCATCGTAGTGCACGGAGAATAGCAAGCGCTATGAAAGATGATGGTGCCCAAAAGCAAGCAAGGGCACGTGATTTAGAAGCCAGGTGCAAAGCGCGAAAGGATGCGATATTGAGGGAACATGAGAGAAGACTCGATCGCAGTTCACGGAGAATAGCTAGAGGGAAGAAGGACGCTGATGTGAGGAGCCAAGAAAGAGCGCGTGATTTGGAAGCCAAGCGTAAATTACGAAAAAATGCAGTATTGAGGGAAACTGAGAAAAGTCGTGATCGCAGTGCACGGAGGGTTGCTAGAAGTAGGAAGGACACTGACACGAGAAGCCAAGAAAGATCACGTGATTTGCAATCCCGGCGCAAAGTTAGAAAGGATACTATATTCAGGGAACATGAGAAAAGTTTCGATCGCAGTGCACGCAGGATCGCTAGGGACGATGTTGGTGTACGAAGCCTAGAAAGAGCTCGTGACTTAAATGCACGTCAAAGGGTAACGCAGGATCCGCAACAAAGGCAAATAGAGAAGGTTCGCGATACGAGAACACGTCGAAAAGCtcgtaaaaatattgaaaatcgggGATTGGAGAGAGAGGGGGATTCAGAAGCACGGCGCAAAATGCGTAACAATCCTAAATTTAGGGAAGTGGAAAGGCTACGTGATAGGGATGCACGTCAAAAAATGCGGAAACTTCTAGGATATAGGATTTGGGAACAAGTTCGTAACAGTCATGCACGTTGTAAGCTCCGCAGTTGTAAAATATACAGGCAGAGAGAACAATGTGGCGACAATATCGCGCAAAAGCTTGTACGAATGGTACGGTTATATAGAACTGAAGAACAAATGCGAAACACGGAAGCACGTAGGAAAGCTCGTAGAAATATTCTTTTCAGAAGTAAGGAGCGATATGAAGATAAGAAGTTAAGGAAAGCTGGACGACGCAATGAACGATACAGGAAGTTGGAGCGTAAACGTGATGCCACAGCCAGACGGACTGCTCGATCTGATCGGCAAAATCTGCAAAGTGAAAAGGAATAA